A single genomic interval of Chitinophaga sp. 180180018-3 harbors:
- a CDS encoding YdcF family protein: MKTLILLLGAPNDERGGLSQIAVERGECAYHLYAANDNVNILCTGGFGEHFNTTTRPHAFYAKAALMKKGAREEDFLPFVLSANTYEDIEKARPVIEKAQPDLLIIVTSDFHMERVRLLQERILNYPNVLFVPARSGLPAGEMEGLVAHEQRAIERIKNWE, from the coding sequence ATGAAAACGCTAATCCTATTGCTGGGCGCCCCTAATGATGAGCGGGGAGGGCTGAGCCAGATTGCTGTGGAACGGGGAGAATGTGCTTATCACTTATATGCAGCCAATGATAATGTGAATATATTATGCACTGGTGGTTTCGGGGAGCATTTCAATACCACTACCCGGCCACATGCCTTTTATGCCAAAGCTGCCCTGATGAAAAAAGGGGCCAGGGAAGAGGATTTTCTGCCGTTTGTGTTGTCGGCAAATACTTATGAAGATATTGAAAAAGCCAGGCCCGTTATTGAAAAAGCGCAACCCGATCTGCTCATAATAGTTACATCGGACTTCCACATGGAAAGGGTGAGGCTATTGCAGGAACGGATCCTTAACTATCCAAATGTACTTTTTGTACCTGCGCGTTCAGGCCTGCCTGCCGGAGAGATGGAGGGGTTGGTGGCACATGAGCAACGAGCCATAGAAAGAATTAAAAATTGGGAATGA
- a CDS encoding RNA polymerase sigma-70 factor, with amino-acid sequence MYQPESIDPASFEGLFRLHYTFLCATAYHMLEDEEAAKDVVQDFFLYCWDKREVIRITQNFKGYAIRAVRNACINYLKRSGKTSFDEPEVLENAAKQPVEEDMEQTSNRDAALWAAIERLPAQRRHIFLLSNRDGFKYKDIADQLNISINTVKTQIKLAYQYLRKECEWMIKLICILFFLKK; translated from the coding sequence ATGTATCAACCAGAATCAATTGATCCGGCTTCATTTGAGGGGCTATTCCGGCTTCACTATACATTTTTGTGCGCCACTGCCTACCATATGCTGGAGGATGAGGAGGCTGCCAAAGATGTAGTGCAGGACTTTTTTCTTTATTGCTGGGATAAACGCGAGGTGATCCGGATTACGCAGAACTTCAAGGGGTATGCTATCCGGGCCGTCCGGAATGCCTGTATTAATTACCTGAAAAGATCGGGCAAAACTTCTTTCGACGAGCCTGAAGTACTGGAGAACGCCGCGAAACAACCAGTAGAAGAAGATATGGAACAGACTTCCAACAGGGATGCCGCCTTATGGGCGGCTATTGAGCGTTTACCCGCCCAACGCCGGCATATATTCCTGCTGAGTAACCGGGATGGGTTTAAATACAAGGATATAGCCGATCAGTTAAATATCTCGATAAACACTGTTAAAACACAGATCAAATTGGCTTACCAATATCTCCGAAAGGAATGCGAATGGATGATAAAACTTATCTGCATCCTGTTTTTTTTAAAAAAATAA
- a CDS encoding FecR domain-containing protein produces MDTSDKEINWDKLLAALDGTNREPLNAEEKAMLEMAQEVQGKLNVYDRFPVDEGWQRFNDAREARRPKIVWWRSAWKTGVAAAVLLGIVVTAGFWLRKQSAHQPQAVAKADLKPSHQVQLLSAGKVITLDSVPQTLQYSNGVKVQANANSVVYQQENEAASVKTLDTLVVPRGNKIRIALADGTGVWVNAATKLIYPTIFDGSKREVWLQGEAFFEVAANQHQPFIVHTAGGMNVKVLGTTFNINTYNTTDIQTTLASGKVSVGATTSDIILSPGEQAIYNEQNGALRKQQADIGIVTAWKDNNIYFEETPLLEITNSLGRSFDYDFKFEDTLLEKLSFTLMMQKPADLQGVLNQIHLSAGNITFRVQGRTVYISR; encoded by the coding sequence ATGGACACATCAGATAAGGAAATAAACTGGGATAAGCTGCTGGCTGCATTGGATGGCACTAACAGAGAGCCGTTGAATGCAGAGGAGAAAGCCATGTTAGAGATGGCGCAGGAGGTACAGGGTAAGCTCAATGTATATGACAGATTTCCTGTGGATGAAGGCTGGCAGCGTTTCAATGATGCCCGCGAAGCCCGCAGGCCTAAGATAGTGTGGTGGCGGTCGGCCTGGAAAACAGGAGTTGCTGCAGCAGTATTGCTCGGCATCGTAGTTACTGCCGGCTTCTGGCTTCGGAAACAGTCGGCGCATCAGCCGCAGGCAGTTGCCAAAGCAGATCTGAAACCCTCTCACCAGGTACAGCTGCTATCTGCCGGGAAGGTAATTACGCTGGACAGCGTACCGCAAACCCTGCAATACAGCAACGGTGTAAAAGTACAGGCTAATGCCAACAGCGTCGTTTACCAGCAGGAAAATGAAGCAGCGTCGGTAAAAACCCTGGATACATTAGTAGTGCCCCGGGGAAATAAGATCAGGATTGCATTGGCAGACGGTACAGGGGTATGGGTGAATGCTGCAACAAAACTGATATACCCTACCATTTTCGATGGCAGCAAGCGGGAAGTATGGTTACAGGGAGAAGCTTTTTTTGAAGTGGCAGCTAATCAGCACCAGCCATTTATAGTGCATACCGCCGGGGGGATGAATGTAAAGGTGCTGGGTACAACATTTAATATAAATACCTATAACACAACGGATATTCAAACAACACTGGCATCGGGCAAGGTAAGCGTTGGAGCAACCACCAGCGATATTATATTATCTCCCGGGGAGCAGGCGATTTACAACGAACAAAATGGGGCTTTAAGAAAGCAACAGGCGGATATCGGGATCGTTACCGCCTGGAAGGATAACAATATCTATTTCGAGGAAACGCCCCTACTGGAAATTACGAATAGCCTTGGCCGTAGTTTCGACTATGATTTTAAATTCGAAGATACTTTGTTAGAAAAACTGAGCTTTACACTGATGATGCAAAAACCAGCCGATTTGCAGGGCGTACTCAACCAGATCCACCTCTCAGCAGGAAATATAACGTTCCGCGTGCAGGGCAGAACGGTGTATATAAGCCGGTAA